The DNA segment TCCAAAAGCattttaaacaattaattttgggatttttataaaagttgaatatttttcttccaaatttaGTGAGGTTACATGATTCAATTTTTCAATTCCAAATTTAAGAGGGAAACTGACTATAATGTGAAACATGTGAGTAAAAAAATCCATTTATAAAATTGAGACTCATATTCCTCCTTGATGAAGAAAGAACATACAATTCATTCGACATCCTAAACGAGATACTATTCTGCTCATGAgctaaaaaaacataaaaatttaacTCTCATAATGCAAATAACTTTTAAGTATCCAAACAAACAAGCCCCACGACCGACGAGTCCTGAGAATCTGCAAAACGATGTCCAATTTCAAGGTCAATTAGATCATGCCATTCGATATTCTTAAGTGCACTGATAGGAAGCAGAAACTGAAGCAATCGTCAATTATGAACAAGTTTAAACTAGCTATCATCTATTTATACTCATGTTGCATGTGAATTTACTGGAACGTTATTTACCACAGCCATTTCAATGACACTATTGTAATTAACTAAGATTTTTATGTATACCGCTGTACTCGTTACATTAAACCGAACAGTGCAGCCAGAAGCGTTAACTGTGATGTTTTCAAATGACTACACAGAATAGTTATTTAAATGGGTACGGCATACTATCATCAATAAACAAAAAGCAATCTACAACAAAAATTGAAGACGGGTAATCTCAAGCAATGAGAAAGGTACTATGGACTATGTCTTCAAAACCTTATTGAAAAACATCACAACACAAACATTGAATCTCAAGAAAATTGATGAAACTGGAAGCCTATTACATTGGAACATATCTCCATTGGTAAAGGATCAAGCAGAAAGATTTTTCACATAATATCCGCACAGATAAAATCATGGGAATTGATTGTGTAAAACAGGTTCCCACGAAGAACTGTGCGACTTTTTACAAGAAAGTGTTCAAGCCTTCCTTGAAATAAAGAAATAGGACAGACAGAACACAAAACAATACAATGAAGTTGAAAATGACGGAATTAGCATTGtcttaaataatgaaatatggaaaaaatataataacagtGATTCGGGTGACTAATTATTGAGCATGTCTTCTATACCTTAATATGCAAAAAAAGAGGATCACCACAACaaataacaaacaaattttCAGAATTTAAATGAAACTGTAAGCCAATTACATTGGAGCATATCCCAATGGATAAAGGAGAATGCTCAAGCAGAAAGGATTTTCCCTTGTTATCTGCACAAATAAAATCCTGggaattgattttataaagtAGGTTCCCAAGAAGAACTATGTGCAAATTGAAATAAGATTGAGCAAAACACACATACACCACAACAGAGTTTGTATACAACGATTAGCATCACATCATGTGACAAAAGGCAGCAATGAATAAACTAATAATCAATAGTGAGACCCTGACAAAATAGAAGAGCAACACTAATTCAATCCAGATAACGTTAAAAAACCATCTGCTCAGAGATTTTACTTTAACTAGTACTATAATTAACATATTACCTAAAAATAGTATATGACATCTCCTCAAACTTGGCctaatatgaataaaataattgataaagCATTTCATCAGGAAAAATACAATTCTATCAATTTCTCTATATTAAATTAAActgaataaaaataagaaaaaaaagttatcagCAGTTTGACAACTGAGTAGCTTAGAAGCCATAGTTCCACCATAGAAAACGATTAATTGATGCAAAAATCCTTCATTATTTAATTGGACAGTTTGTACTTTAACTTATTGTTTAGTTCATAAAACTGAGTTTCAGAAAAGCAGGATCACAACAACAAACAAATTTTCAGAATTTAAATGAAACTGTTAGCCAATTACATTGGAGCATATCCCCATGGACAAAGGAGAATGCTCAAGCAGAAAGGATTTTCACTTGTTATCTGCACAAATAAAATCCTGggaattgattttataaagtAGGTTCCCAAGAAGAACTATGTGCAAACTAGAAATAAGAAGATAGAGCAAAACACACATACACCACAACAGAGCTTGTTGTATACAACAATTAGCATCCCATCATGTGACAAAAGGCAGGaataaataaactaataatCAATAGTGAGACCCTGAGAAATTAGAAGAGCAACACTAATACAATCCAACCATCTGCTCAGAGATTTTACTTTAACTAGTACTATAATTACAATATTACCTAAAAATAGTATATGACATCTCCTCAAACTTGGCctaatatgataaaataatgGACAAAGCATTTCATCAGGAAAAATACAATTCTATCAATTTCTCTGTATTAAATTAaactgaataaaaataaaagttattcgGCAGTTTGACAACTGAGTAGCTTAGAAGCCATAGTTCCATCATAGAAAGTGATGAATTGATGCAAAAAAACTTCATTATTTTCTTAGATAGTTTGTACTTTAATCTATTGTTTAGTTCAGATAACTGAGTTTCAGAAAAGCAGGAACACAACaaataacaaacaaattttcataatCTAAATGAGGCTGTAAGCCAATTACATTGGAGCATATCCCCATCATAGAAAGTGATTAAttgatgcaaaaaaaaaaaaatcattattttcttggagagtttgtattttaatcaattgTTTAGTTCATATAACTGAGTTTCAGAAAAGCAGGAACACAACaaataacaaacaaattttCAGAATCTAAATGAGGTTGTAAGCCAATTACATTGGAGCATATCCCCATGGATAAAGGAGAATGCTCAAGCAGAAAGGATTTTCACTTGTTATCTGCACAAATAAAATCCTGggaattgattttataaagtAGGTTCCCAAGAAGAACTATGTGCAAACTTGAAATAAGGAGATAGAGCAAAACACATGTACACTACAACAGAGTTTGTATAGAATGATTAGCATTGCATCATTTGACAAAAGGCAGCAATAAACTAATGAGACTCTGACAAACTAGAAGATCAACACCAATCATATCAAGACAACGTTAAAAAACCATCTTCTCAGATATTTTACTTTATCTAGTACTAAAAGtacaatattacaaaaaaaaatattatatgtcaTCTCCAAAAACTTGGCCTGATATGAATATAATAAACAAGGCATTTCATCCGGAAAAATACAATTCTATCAATTTTTctacattaaattaaattgaaataagagaaaaaaaagttctTTGGCAGTTTGCCAACAGGTAGCTTAGAAGCTATTATTCCGTCATAGAAAGTGATTAATTGATACAAAAACCATTCATTACTTCCTTGGACAGTTTGTATTTAAATCTACTGTTTAGTTCATATAACTGAGTTACAGAACCAAGTAACACTAGTACAGTTGGCATCAACATTGAGATCACAGTTTTCAATGAAACATTTTCAGGTAACAGTTGATAATGCATATATCAGAACCAACTATATCAACAAAAGGGTAAAATTACCTCATACATTGCTTGGATACATAAACACTCTAACCCTTGCTCCCTGCAAATGCATCATCAGTCAACACTAATAAACCACAAAAAAAgccaaaaacaaacaaattatgTGTCAAAAAGTTTACCATCGATCTTGGGGGCAGATTTGACTTGAACTTAGCTCTAACGACACCACTGTTACCATGAGGCCTGGTGACCTTGCCCCAAATGCATCGATAGTGGCTTCCGTTCTTCTTTACCTTGGCTTTGTAAATGTAAGCCATTCTCTTCCCAGCGTACCACCCAACTTCTTCCTTGGAGTTTACATTCTCAATCTGGATGAGAGAAGTATTTGGGTACTGATTTGACTTGGACCTGAACAACAcaatcaatttatttttctcaGCACAAATATAGTCCCACTACCTTAATCAACAGCAAATATGAATTACATTTACACGGCGCATGTTCAAACTATTATGAGAAAATGATAAACCTAATACGGTTACTGTTGTACTCACTGGAAAAAAACCTTTGAAGCATGTTAACACATGATACAAAattgaacaaaaaaaaatacacctAACGTTAGTTgaatagagaaagaaaacaGCATACCTCTTGTATCCAAGAATTGAACCCCTGACATAGAGTCTGGCAAAGGAGAAAAACGACGATGACATAAACAAACGTTCAGATAAACGCATTACGCTAAAATTAGTAAAAATGAAATTAGGATTAAAAGAGGCAGAAGCTACAGATCGCAAACCTGACACGTTCTCCTTGGCGTCCTTTGACCATCTTGGTAACGGCGATGCCTCCTCCTTCTCCTCTTCTCCTCTTCTAATCTCGGCGGAAGCAGACACTGCACTATCAGTCTCGGGGTTCTTATAGAGATAGTGTAACCAGCTAGGGTTTTCTGCAAGGCCCATTCAATTGGGCATTGGGCTTCTCAGGGCCTTTTGCTTCAGTTTTAAACCTTTTCTAAATAGACTAGTAGCTATACcaatttaacatttaaaaaaataaaacattaattataactaatatattttaagatttaGATCAAGGAATTCCAAAAAtacaaaaccattttttttatattttaattaattatttcaatttaatttaagaTATAACGTGAATAATGTTGGGTTGGaacagttttaaattttttaaatgtcaAGAATTGTgtagtttatttaaataataaacttAGTATGAATTACTATTAGATAAAACTGAAGTTAAGATGTGTATTTGTAATACttagtttttattataatttaataattgtaataaaatgaagaaaataacgTAAAGATAGAGAGGAATTTTTTTATCCAAGAAATTGTTGGTGAAAAAGAGatatgaaataatataaaaaaaaatgaactatGCCATGTGAATGGAGAAAAATGGAGATTTTGCTAAAAGTGGATACCTTGACAAtcatatgttttaatacttttaTTAGTTTTCTTTTAAGTGGATTGACTTAGGGTTTTTTTGTATTCTTTTCTAGGACATGTACGTAGCtgaattcatatatatatatatatatatatatatatatatatatatatatatatatattagttaggATCAATTTAATGCcatcaagattttttttaaaaaatgatttataaaaCATTCAAATGGTTCAAATGCTTTCAATGGAAtataatatgtaaatatttataaaacttgATATAGgataaaaattaactaaaaacaTTTGAAACAAAGAGAAAGTATCGCCTCATATTTCGGTATCCTAATATGTAAACTTATCGTTTACCTATACAAAAGCTTCAccaaaggaaaaagaagaaaacgAAGTCTGTGACACAAGTCCAACCTTCGATAAATGCTTGGGTTTTTCATAATCTCACACTTCCTTTTGTCTTATTCGCCTTAATCTTTGCAATAATCGCTTGTTGTCTTTTTTCCAAGCGTGACTTAGTGAATAACCTTGTGAACAATGTTCAAGGCAAGGAGAGGCCTATTAGATGGCACAGAAGAACGATATGGATTAATGTCTTCTGACATAAGAGGCGTGTCCTCTACACAACGTAAAATACGACATTGGCAAAAGCTTTTGAGGCTTAAGATAGGACGTCATGTGTTTTGGGGCTTAATGGTTTTGGTCTTCATGTGTGTTATTGCCAAGTTTGTGTTGTTGAATGTGTTTTCAGAACAATTGAATTTGGAACCTATAGTTCATGCAAATGTCGTAAAGCACGTACTTTCACTAAAAAAGTCACCGGTATACAATAATTTGTTCCATGTGATCTTTTACCCTCTTTAGTGTATTATATGTTTTCATTGTTCTCTTTTTTACATACTCTTTAGTGGATGCAATGGTTATAATTCTAGTTGGTTTggtagaaataattttttttgtgttgttcATCTCTTTTTGGTTATCAAGTATTGTGTTGTTTTTTTGGTTTGCTCTTAAATGAAAGTCATGGTTATacacaatttattttctttatatgtcTTGTGTAATCTCATCATCCATCAATTTACATGTCAATAACACATTTACATAACACACATatcaatgaagaaagaaagatgagtacaaattatttttcaagGGTTTTTACTCatatatacatttatttatatatatatatatatatatatatatatatatatatttatatccaTCATTCTATATAACTTATCACGAAACACAAAAAACATAGAGAGAATTTGACTGGTTTAAGTtaacatttttgtttttgttttttactaTCCTTCTCGtaaaatttacataaattttagTTTAGGAAAAATTTAATGTGTGTTATCtaactaattttaaaagttatccATTTCTTTATgtcatgtttttaatttttcaaataattaattatctatCCTTGAAATAACCCTTTTCAAATATGTAATTACGTACTTGATGCTAGTGTGAATGAAAtgtatgtattttatttatttttcatggtTAATACTTAGATTATGATTgagcaaaagagaaagaaatataaaaaagttactaggtaattgtccttctagaaaaaaaaaaaaacactcatttaaacttttcttcattttcttttaccATCGAATTCCTCTCTCAtactataaatataaaaaaaatatactttcatAACTTTTTCCTTACAAAATATCATGATTGAAAATTGTATGATAACATTAACAACCTTCTTTTATAAGATTGTGATATATTTGGGTGGCTTATGGTGtgtttattcataatatatataaatactagTATCATTTGTAGTTA comes from the Phaseolus vulgaris cultivar G19833 chromosome 8, P. vulgaris v2.0, whole genome shotgun sequence genome and includes:
- the LOC137823411 gene encoding large ribosomal subunit protein eL33y-like; this translates as MVKGRQGERVRLYVRGSILGYKRSKSNQYPNTSLIQIENVNSKEEVGWYAGKRMAYIYKAKVKKNGSHYRCIWGKVTRPHGNSGVVRAKFKSNLPPRSMGARVRVFMYPSNV